A window of Nicotiana tabacum cultivar K326 chromosome 24, ASM71507v2, whole genome shotgun sequence contains these coding sequences:
- the LOC142178330 gene encoding uncharacterized protein LOC142178330 translates to MADNEVSSLDHNHPLFLQALDAPGLVLILLKLTGPENYALWCRAMKLALRGKSKLGFVDGSCVKGIIVYASNAKKVWADFQERFDRSNLTRIYHIWTAIATLRQGTDSVTSYYSKMKDLWDELDFLMGLNESYGNIRSNVLAKRLVITVNEAYAIVTQEESQRTLGVTNTLKDPFTMIAEKIHEFRPRRPGLVCDYCGYKGHLKKNYYKIVGYPPDFKSKKKGQNLGGRTYVNNSTTSEEKQAPMLPTQGNFFTED, encoded by the exons ATGGCGGATAACGAAGTCAGTTCACTAGATCATAATCATCCACTATTTTTGCAAGCTTTAGATGCTCCAGGACTCGTCTTAATTCTGCTCAAGCTCACAGGTCCAGAAAACTACGCACTGTGGTGCAGGGCGATGAAATTGGCACTCCGGGGAAAGAGCAAGCTTGGATTTGTGGATGGATCTTGTGTGAAAGGCAT CATCGTGTATGCATCAAATGCAAAGAAGGTGTGGGCTGATTTTCAGGAGAGATTTGATAGATCAAATCTAACAAGAATTTATCATATTTGGACTGCTATTGCGACTTTGAGACAGGGAACTGACTCGGTTACTAGTTACTATTCTAAGATGAAGGATCTATGGGATGAATTAGAT TTTCTCATGGGATTGAATGAAAGTTATGGTAATATTCGAAGTAATGTTTTAGCTAAAAGACTTGTAATCACTGTGAATGAAGCCTACGCAATAGTCACACAAGAAGAAAGCCAAAGAACCCTAGGGGTCACAAACACACTAAAGGATCCATTCACAATGATAGCAGAAAAAATTCATGAATTCAGACCTAGGAGGCCAGGATTAGTTTGTGATTATTGTGGTTATAAAGGACACCTCAAGAAAAATTATTACAAGATAGTGGGGTATCCACCAGATTTCAAAAGCAAGAAGAAGGGTCAAAACTTAGGAGGCAGGACCTATGTGAATAATTCAACCACCAGTGAGGAAAAGCAGGCACCTATGCTGCCCACACAAGGAAATTTCTTTACTGAAGACTAA